One window of Mixophyes fleayi isolate aMixFle1 chromosome 3, aMixFle1.hap1, whole genome shotgun sequence genomic DNA carries:
- the GPR17 gene encoding uracil nucleotide/cysteinyl leukotriene receptor — MLNNSSSLAWVDPCVHETWLENILLSVCYVLGLLVGGLGNILAISLFAKDRQPKSPSDIFLLHLALSDLFLLLSLPTRLFYHLSGNSWPFGSLACRLSGFVFYLNMYASLYFLAGISIDRYLAIVHPLNSVKFRKPLHAHVTCGFLWAIVAFATAPLLLGRGVAMEETVCRLLYRETPSLRALSSLSAAFAIPFLGTVTCYGLILRRLRKGGDRKPKERAVKMVLLVLTIFLICFVPYHLSRALYHVLMPGGESTAKLSSCDLRQGLALANRFTSCLSTLNAALDPLVYFFAVKKFRQTLARLPCRRDGTDNRKNREEGRTEDSSLSAKTDV, encoded by the coding sequence atgttaaataattccTCCAGCTTGGCTTGGGTGGATCCGTGTGTTCATGAAACGTGGTTGGAGAATATTCTGCTGTCTGTTTGCTACGTGCTTGGACTGCTTGTTGGAGGCCTGGGAAACATACTAGCCATCTCACTCTTTGCAAAAGACCGTCAGCCTAAATCACCATCTGACATCTTTCTCCTTCACCTGGCCCTATCAGATCTCTTCCTGTTGCTCAGTCTACCCACTCGGCTCTTCTACCATCTCTCAGGAAATAGCTGGCCTTTTGGCTCGTTGGCATGCAGACTTTCTGGTTTTGTTTTCTACCTAAACATGTATGCCAGTCTTTATTTTCTGGCAGGGATAAGCATTGACAGGTACCTGGCCATTGTACACCCCCTTAACTCTGTCAAGTTTCGAAAGCCATTACATGCTCATGTGACTTGCGGCTTCTTGTGGGCCATTGTCGCCTTTGCCACAGCACCATTGCTATTAGGCCGTGGAGTAGCAATGGAAGAAACCGTTTGCCGGTTGTTGTATCGTGAAACTCCATCTTTGCGAGCACTGTCATCACTGAGTGCAGCGTTTGCCATTCCCTTCTTAGGCACAGTCACTTGCTATGGTCTTATTTTGAGGCGTCTTAGGAAAGGAGGTGATAGGAAGCCCAAGGAGCGTGCAGTAAAGATGGTGCTTCTGGTCCTTACAATATTCCTGATCTGCTTTGTTCCATACCATCTCAGCCGGGCCCTTTACCACGTCTTGATGCCTGGAGGTGAAAGCACAGCCAAGTTATCATCCTGTGACTTAAGACAAGGGTTAGCATTGGCAAACAGATTTACCTCCTGCCTGAGCACTCTAAATGCTGCCCTGGATCCGCTGGTCTACTTTTTTGCTGTCAAGAAATTCCGTCAGACTCTTGCTCGTTTGCCATGTAGACGGGATGGAACAGACAACAGGAAAAACCGTGAAGAAGGACGAACAGAGGACAGCTCACTCAGTGCCAAGACAGATGTATAA